The genomic interval CGGCCAGCAGATTGAAAGTGCATTGCTTCAGATGGGGTGCCAACCCAGTGTTCCTGCTGTGTTCATAGGACAACGGTTCATTGGTGGCTCTAAGAAAATCATGAGCCTGCATCTCAGGAATGAACTCATACCACTTCTCATGAATGCTGGGGCTATATGGATTTGATTTCATGAGACCAAAGTGCTTGGTTTCTACATCCAAGATTAATgcttaattacgttttagagcTGAATAAGAGGGTTAGTCATGATTATGTACGTGGTTAAGTTGTGAGGCCTAAACGTTTACTTGTTCCCATTTCTTTGCTTTTCATAATACCAAATACGAATGATTAAAATTGAGTAATTTGATTACTTATGGAACTTCCTGATTAACATGGTGCTCCTCCCATTGcatagaagaaaaataaagcaatttttgtttttctgcaTAATCATACTATTTTCATGGTTTGATTCTGAggaatgacaaaaaaaaatcatgtatccattacaattaaaaatagaaaatatgttCAAATTACAtgcttaattaaatattatcacTGACTCAAACGAATATGTGAGAAAGCTAAACATAATTACAGCAGTGAAAAAGATAATCTAGAAAAAATCAGatgcaattaatttaacaaATTGTTCAATAGAAAAATAGTATTTACGCGAGAGTTTAAATTAGGTAAATATTTGAAGAGTATTAATACGTTTTATAACTGAAAAGAAATACTAAAAAGCTTGCATTAATAAATGGCAAAATGAATATCTAAAGATAAGGAAACTTAATTCAGATATTGTTCTGGATTAGAGAATATTACCTTTGAGGTGCTTTAGGTCCCACTTTAAGAATCAAGGCACTTAACTTATTCTAAACTCATGAATACAACTTGTATGAGGTAGCTTTGATTTCAGAATATGTATTTGAGATTAACTCTTGTCATCACTAATGCAATGGTGAGAGAAGTGTCGTAATATGTTCACAACTCAGACAATTATTAAAAGTATAAGAAAGAATAATCTTTTACTGAAATTGTGAGTCAATATGAGAAgatagaaaaattaattttacaagGTTATAAACGGGTGTCTTTAACTGTACATttgataaaataacatttttttgtgTCAGAAAATATGTCAGTAGATATGGAGGGTGAGAGTTTCAGTCCAaacatatatttatgtttttttcttaaGGTTTTGAAAACATAAATTCATGTCGATCGGTTATTATTGCTTATAGAATTATGTCAAAGAACAAAATCTTAAAAAGTGGCTGTTTAAGCTCAGCACTtgttaaaaaaaaggaaaaaatataattgaagaATGTAATGAAAATATTATCCCAACAAagcaaaaatataaaagtaaacaTTCTCAATAATTTGAACTTTGATTCAATAAATCATGCAACTAATTCACAAGTTTGTTCTTGTCATTAATAATATGAAGGTGTGGAAACATGagtgtttgtttttgtttctccCAGAAACTCTATGAGAAGCATGGGCAAAATATGCTATTGATGAGAAAAGATATCCCATGATTTGACCCTTGTGTGTTCTTTTGTTCTGTCGAGAGATTTGAGATGCAGATAAGTACTCTCTCTGAGTATAGTTGAAACAAACTAAGTGACCCTTTCAGTTACGCTGGAGCCGTTTATTGAAAACCATGCAACATACTTAGTTGTCGCTACACAATTCGAAACAAGAACAAACCAAACCAAGGGCTGTTTCTACTACTTGCAGGCACGTGGAAAATTCTGTTGCTAAAAGATTAGGAATAATAATCTCTATATACCACAGTCTAATTTTCAATCTTATCTGCTCATCATAAAGTCCCAACAAAAGTAAGATCCCCATTGATGCAAAGCTCAATCGATATCACATTCACCCATGTtacatctttttattttctgcaaTCAAATTACCAAGGAATCATCACTTTCTTTCTATCCTAATATTTCCAACCCCCTTCACAGTGTTGCTTGTTGCTGAAGTAATGACTACATTTGTTAACATTTCTAGATGGCATCCTAAGTTCCACACATCACTATTGGTAAAATCacatgttatatatatacaagTGAGTGCAAATCTCATATATCTTATAAGTCatctttataagattgagttagatttaaagttcatcttaatatggtattagagtcatttAGAGTCTATTATAACGAAAGTTTCTTGAATTTATCAGATCATCTGCTATCAGATCACTGTCAGACCATCCATTAATATATAGTTACACACACAGGTTAACAGTCTCGAGGGGTGTGTTGAAGAATGTTGCTGAAGTAAAAACACATTTACTATTAGTATAAAATTCCTAAACAATTTTAGTTGTTAGAGAAAAATCACGCAAATCATAATATATAGTTGGATACAAACTTCACTTTAAAagtcaattttataagattgagataaatttaaagtttatttcttaatattatcagtgttcaattaatttttttaatattcctTTATTCTCAAATGGAGTGATTGTTATAATTTGTCAAGGATTATGAATAACAAACCTCCAACTATTATGTAATTATTGTCATTTGTATTTGAAGTACAAATTATGTTGTCTTTATAAAATGTTTGTATATAGACATAATTAGATTATCTCGAAGGTAAATTTCATCACGTTACATAATATTAATTACAATTAATGCTTCAAATGTGATTATAACATTTAATATATACAGTATTGATAGATTTTGTAATTATTCTCTAATTTGTAACAATATCTTTTTATAAAGCAAACAAGTAAATAAGAAAGTACAAATATAAATGTGtccattcaaaaaaaaaaaaagatgctCAAGAAAGCACTGTGTCCAAGTGATATCTATCTCAAGACAGTTTTGTATATactattaatgaaaaatatattaattgattaaaaaggCACTAAGTATCCCAATATGAGAATAGTTTTGAGTTGACTAAGATTTGATGCAGCACCAAAGATGGTAAACCGGTAAGTAAAAAGGGTGCATTGTAAGGGAAAGATGTCAAAATGTTACAACATTTGAAttgaataataatatgtaaaagtttTATTTTGTGCATGGCATTACAGAACATCTTCCTAGTATATTCCTTCACCCCTTTATAGCAATACAAATTGTAAAAAGGGAAAATTCGGTGCGTTTTCTTTTCTCCAATTCCTGTACGGCCATTTTATGTAGAGTTTCATGAAATCAAAGGGCAGCCACAGTCACAGCCACAGCCACCTATAGTTTCAACTCAGCTTTCGGTTTTTGGTGCGAATCTTGTGAAAACATAACAACTTGCTACTTGTCTATTGGATAAACTCAACTTCTCTGTCGTGTCAAATTATGATATATACTTATGTTACTTTTTCATGTGTTACTCATTAACTTAATTTCATGTCCAAGTACCTCTCACGCTTAACATGGCCCAGAACTTGGGTTGGATACATCCTCTGTTGCTGTCTCTGTTTTTCTGTCTAAACAGTTTTAAACTCTAACTTCTCTTACAGTTATGCTTTCAAACATTGCCCCTTTGAAGCAAGTGTATCCCAATTTGCAAGGCTTCTTCTAACCTTTTTGATGATTATTAAGAGGTAATTTTAAGTATAACTCAATCTTACAACATTATCGGCTTATAAGTTAAGTTTTGTatccatttatttattataaaatatttttattcttaattgatATAGGATTTCCAACACACTCTTTACACCAACCTCTCAATTTGTATGTAAGACTGTTTAGTTACGTGTGGTTTGATAGCgggataagtccaacaaactctCACAAGAACAGACTCGACATGattcttatattatattaagaaatgaacaagtctaactcaaccttataaaactgaCGCGTAAATATAAGGTATGTTGGAGATCTTAAATTgattaaagataaaaacattatataaataaatgcaaATATCACCTTATGAGtggagttgagttaggtttaaagtcaaCTTCTTAATATGTAGTTCTCACATATCTTATAaataaagacatttcatagtatataaatgagcGCAAACCTATTAGCAATcatataagattgagttagacttataATCCACTTATTAATAATgattataatttcataaatttttgtaCATGATAGAAATTAAACTTCAATTTCTCAATCTCAAtgtatttttagaaaataatttaatttatgttattatgattattgtgATAGTTTTTACATATAATAGTGCTCGGGATCAAGTTGAAGTCTAAGTCTCATtcactataaataaaaaagttaaaccTGATATAACAAAGGAAGAAGACTTAACTTGTTATcttaatattcttttttttgttaaaaatggTGTCAATCTTTGTCACTAAacttcatttttgtttttatctacATTGACCTGAtagtatatgaaaattttctcACTTTGAAACAGCAATTTGGGAATCTGTGTTTTGTTTCTGAAGGTTTCACATCTTCACAAGTTATCATGTTCGTGTATCTATACATCATAACTCAAATTCGATcactaattatataaaatttgattatCTATGTGTGTGATGCTGATTAGAGTTGATTTGAATGGACTTTTCTGTATCTTATTCAAATCTCTATCTTGTGATAAAAGTAtgttatattaataaagtttagTAAAAATTAAGATATCTTATTATGATATGAAAGAAGGGTGATTTTATATTTGCATATCTATCTTCTTGTGTAAGAATCCCCTCTAGGCCTGAAGCCACAGTGCGAGAATGGTGAGTAAACTATTTTAAAGGCTTAAATTGAGTGAAGCTATATAAATGgttttaaactaatttaataaatatttatgaaaaataataaaagaaatatttaaactTTTTCATTTAACTTTCTTGTGTTCTGAACATGTATAATTTTccaatcaaatatttattttaattgaaaagctCTCATAAGTCAAAAGTTAATTTAAACTAGGCCTTTATATTTCCTCTCTTACATAACTATAGTGAAATTGGATGAACCAGAATGGAGAAAAAAGGAATAGAATAGAATAGAATAAAGTTATCATTTTCCcattgttaaaataatatatcataTGTTGGAGAATAATATGTTTCGGGACACCTATATACTAATCAAAATTAACACAGATAGAAActaaagaaatataatatttgtgttcttttataaagaaaaggaaaagtcATGTTAGTTGTTGATTAGAGTTGATTTGAATGAACTTTATGTAAgtatttatataaaaactaattctTTTATAAGTTAAGATTAATTTATACAAgttataactaaaaaaattatatgggaattttaaaaaataagtttttatataaattgGTTTTATCTTTGAAGTCAAAAGTTAAAACTATGTAAaatatagtttaaaagtatttttatatatttgaagaATTCTTTTGCATGATAAGTGTGATATAATGAGTTAACTAAGAAGTAATTTGAAGCTGGGCAATTATGATCTATGTCATTGCCCCATTATTTGATTTCATACATAATAATATCTTAGAATTCAAATGCAATTCACTTGTGCTGCATTAACAGTGTAGGTTTTGGGAATCCATTGATGATGCCCACAACTTTAAtgtttattattcttttatgaGATAGGTGTTTATTCTTCTGTATATGAAACTATCCAATCCCATCTCCCAGAATAAGCCAGGTATAAATAGAGCACTTAATCTCAAGTTTTAGTAGCAGATCAAACCAAACTCACATATTCACTTACCACTCTCTCTAATAACCCCTCAACCAAAATTCCAATTGCAGCACAGAAATGGATGTGTTGACACCATTGATTGCAGACAAGCCAGTGGTGATCTTCGGCAAGAGCACTTGTTGCATGAGCCACACAGTGACGGCTCTGATAGCCAGCTTTGGTGCCAGCCGTGCAGTTATTGAGGTGGACAAAATGGCAAGTGGAAAACAAGTAGAGAGTGCACTGGTCCAACTAGGTTGCCACCCCAGTGTGCCTGCAGTGTTCATAGGACAACAATTCATAGGTGGTGCTGATGAACTCATCAAACTCAATGTTCAAAACAAGCTTTCCCAATTGCTTCTCAAGGCTAAAGCCATATTTCTCTGGTAGCTAcctatatatatgtgtgtgtgtgtgcaaAGTTGCAAATCAAGCACCCCATATGATCTAATAAGAGGTTCTAGTTAGTTTTCTTTAAGCTATGTATGAGAACTAGCTCTGTGAGGCGGTTTAGTATATAGAGTCTTCTAGTTCTAGCCATGCTCTTGTATTCTCCATTTTTCCTTTGTCTTCTTTCGTGGAGCAGAACAAGCACTACTCTTTCTTTTGTATATTGCAGAAAAGGCTTTAACCAGAAATGGCTTGGCCATTTCATCGTGTAATTCTCATCTCACCTATTAGTAATCTCATTTTGAGTTCTGCGGACAGAGGTTTCTTGAGAGAGATTAgtgaacaaaacaaaaaagttagATGTATTATGTCAGATTCTGAGATGCTATGTGTGCAATATGAGAGATTTATAACGAAAAACATTGTAAATGACACTGATCAGGTAATGATATGTGGAATATTACAAACAGTCGGTTGATtctgttaattgtttttttatttctcttttcttaTCACGGCTTTGATTTTCTCCTAATGTATGAGACATCATGAAATGTTCATCCATCATTGTTCAAGGCTACTCAAAGAAACTTTAACATTACTAGATAGATTAAGGATGTAACATTTTTACATCTGTCAGATTAAAGTATTCAGAGTGTACGAATATTTTGAGTATGAATATACAGAGCAGTGTACAATTGTTTGAGTTACATGAATTAAGAAACTAAACAAATGTTCACACTCCTTTCACGCAATCAAATCACAACATCTCTTAATTCGACGAGCCATGTAATGTACAAAATAGTGATACACTAATTAAAgattattaaaaacattatatttgTGCTTAATTTTTTCAATTGGAAACTTTAACAATGTTACTAAATATGTACGGTTTGGTTGTGAATCACTTTGTTTTCACTAAATTGAAACATTTTAAAGTGCTGGATAGATTCTTTTATAAACTTCCGTAAAAGAGgagataaaaaggaaaaatgaatTGATCATATAACTTAAAATTAAGTATTCTAGCTTTGGAAGATGTTAAATTACGAAGTTTATATAAAGCTTAAGAGTAAAAGTTTACTTTAATTTATGGAAAAAGTGTAATTTACAACTTTTGTATtagtatttaagaaaaaaaagttaaatatatatttttttccttaaacaaattaatttttatctctagtttaaactttaaatattttgattatttagtgagaaaactattaaaaaaaattgacagtgatttattttaataattttaaaaaaaaatctatgaacaaaatcaatttcacgtaaatagataaaaaaacatatttaaaccaAATGAAAATATCTAAACTTATATTATACCACGAAAGATTAATGAGCAATTTCTATAGAGATATCATAGAGAAGACGATATAGCCACAACTTTTTTTCACATACATATTCCATCTTTATGCATAGGATATCCTTAAAATATGAGAGAAAGGGTGAgggataaataataataaagaatgcATGTCAATTCTGAAGCAGAAGCTGCTGTTGAGGAATCCAGAGTCCCCACTGCGATGCCAAGAACTGGCCTTGCACTGCTTGTGTTCTATACTACTTCTCGAACAGCATATGCCAAGCTCctttttagttttgttttacACCTGTTGGTATATGCCAACAAATAATTTAACTTCAAAAATTATGCTCTTTCAAGTATCTTTCTACTTCtttatatttacaatataacCTTGTTTTGGTAAATatgtatattatttacaaaGCAAAAATAGGTGAGACATCATGTACACTATAAACTACTTTTATGTTGCTATTTACATCACAAATTATCATATATGAAAAGttgtcaaattttatttattgcgTGTTTGTTTTAAACCTTGACGAATATATTCTTGTCTAACTACAATGCAATAAGGCTCCATTTCAGAACTGGTGTAGGTGCTTGTGGAAGGTATTCTAACACTCAATTCAGTAAAATACTAAATTGTCTGGAAAAATGTGGGAGACAATGGTACTTCTAGTAATCATGTCATGTTGTATTCAATAAAGGCATGGAAACCCAGCAACGCACCTATTTTTGCGGTACTTCCAATACCATAAAACGATTTATAGCATCCTACACCATATCACGAACAGTATATTTTTAAACACatttttgttatgaaaaaaTTGAGACAACTTTGTTTTTAGGAAAACTCAAATTTTTACCAATGCTAAAATGTGTTAAAAAAATGGGTCGAGATAGATACCTTCAGAACATGTCCACTCCATATTATACGCATTCTAGAGGACAAAAAGACACAAGTTTTGTTAGTATAAAAAAAGTGTTAAATAAAGATGTGCCAAATAATGTCCTAACATTTTACACGAGAGTTACTAAAGAAAAACCAGAATATTGGGGTTCAAAAGAAGTGTTCTTCACTATGCCAGTTTATGGTTTCTTTAGCTGACAAAACCACCGAAAGCTTGAGGCACGCAATTCAAAAGTGGGCTAGGGAAAATCTATATGAAAAACAAGATAACACAAGATAATAGATTTTCTAAAAAGTTCGCCTTCTTTAAGCAATTTTAGTGCCCTTTTGACGTGTTTTATGACATCGTTTCTTGTCAGAGGTTTGACTGGTTAGTGCCTTATCAGCTAAGTGGAACTTCTTTCCTGTCAAATGTCAAAAACGTAAAACACTTAAATTTTGACACAATGGCCAAAATCAAACTGAAGTCATGTTTAAGGCCTACCCAAAATTGACGCTTAGCTGTGTAAAAGGTGAGTACTTATCTATTCGGTAAAAAGGGAGGAGGGTATTAGTTAGAGAACAGGGAAGTATGAGGgcaaaaaacagaaacaaacaaaACTTTCTCTCGTTTTCTCGCATCTCATCTTTATCCTTAACAAATAGTAAATGCGATTCAGAAACTGGGCAACCAATAAATGAATTTGCAAAAGATAGGGATCACCAGAAAAGGGATACTGAAACTTAACTTACTTGAATTTAGTTTCTCTCGAAGGAAAAGACATCACacttaaaaaaagaaaactaaactATTAACACTTCATTCTTGtccaatataaatataagaaaatcaaTTATTGATCTCCTCATCAACTACTATTTCTTACTTTACACTTGCTCATTGCAGATGAATCAAATCcaacttatttatttatgtctCAGAGAGGGTCATTCATTATTCAAGAAACACAACTTTCATAACTAACTAAAGTACCTCAAAAATATACACATTTTTAAATCTTCACAGAAGAGATCACATAAAAAAGAGAAATGAAAAGACAGTGCTGACACCCAACGTGAGTAGCTTGTCAAAAAGCAAGATAAATCATTTTCGTTGCCTACGCAGACGAAATGGAATTACTTGCAAAGTTGCAACGTGTAGCATCTCCAACAACAAAATAATGCAAGTAATCCACACTCCACAATCGTATTATCGAAAACATAATGATCAAAAGAATATTGTGGTAAACATAATTTACGATCATACCAAAGTTcagatattattaaataatttcatacAGATTTATAATCAAGTAACCAGCATTTACAACACCAAACatctcaataaaaaaatcacatatcAGAACAAATAGCCACCAGAGGAATTAAAATTTACTTCACTTGTTAATGTAGTCTTTCAAAATGTGATTATTGTCTTCGAGAGCTGCATTCCTTCGCCAATTGATCACTGCTTTAGAAACCGTGGCATTAGCCTTACGAATTTCGTCAGCAGAAAACTTGTGCTCTATGATTCCCAAGGGTCCAGGCTGCAGCACCTTAATCACAGTTTCCATTTCTTGCTCAACTTGTCTGTCGCAAACACAAAGGAATAAATCGACTTTAACGGAGCGGAAccctaacaatttttttaaggaaaaaagaagaagtaaaGTGATGATATTTTATATCACTAGAAAACGAAGAATATTAGAGAAGACGATGGGTTAGTTACCGTATTAGCGCGGAAAAGGGCAGCGAGCTTCGAAACCCCGCCATAGACAACCTCACAGTCATCGTCACACTGCACCAGAAGACGGAGCAGGATCCAAATCCAAGACTGTTTAGATTGGTACGGCGTCGTATCGGCTTTGCACAGAGGGCCAGACACTGATTGGGCTTCCACGTGGAACATGATGGCTCAACAGaggctgtttcttcctgcaccttcgTATATTCTTCTCCCACCTCCATacattttcatatttccaaaaatacccctCTAATATTTTgcattacataatccagaagccttttttcaaatgcattattagtttctgaattatgtaatgtGGAAGTCTTTTTTAGTTTATGGATTAAataattcggaagtcttttttcaaatgcgtgtcCAGATTACATAGTCCGAAAAGTACTCtatggggtggcacaagaaggttaAAAAGGTATTTTCACGTTGTGTATGGGGTGGAAGAATAACCTATGGAAGTACAGGAAGAAATAGTCCTCAACAGAATATGGGTTTAGCAGTTCAAATAAGAAAAGGCTTTTTCATACTGCACCCCCATTTTCGAAATGTACTCCCTTAATTAGATGAAATAACTGAATTGCCCTTATGAATTTAAATTCTTCTTTCTCCTCTTCCCATTTTTGTTTTCCCCACTCTATTCCGTTGTTGGGTTCATTCTCGGTCCACATCGTTGCCATCACCATTATCCTGTTGTGTTCATTCTCGGTCCACATCTTCCTTGTTGCATCACATCGTTGCCATCACCATTATCCGTTTTGCAGCATTGTTGTTGTAGAAGAAGAGACGGAGAACGctccagaagaagaagaaaagagaacgGGTGTTGtgaaaaaaaactcattttctAAGAAAAAAGTTGTGtcttgaaaaatttattatgaaaaactCAATATAAAAACGCACTATAGAAGATATTATATTCCATTGTGAAAATCTTGTTTCCAAAAATCCTGTTATGAAAATCTCCTGAAAAATTTCTTGAACGACTAATCCAAGAATTACTTTAAGAAATGTAGTGGAGAGAGGAAAATTTGAGCACAAATTTGTATAAATTCAAAGAGGTAGGTGTATCTTCTGGTTGAGAATAGAGAACTAAATCCTCTAAATATAAGTTCCATACCACCCCTCAGACCTAAAAGTGACCCTTTAACATTGTTGCGTGTTAAAATGGAGttggaaataaataattattacagTTGGAGTTTACATGTTCTTCACTCTAGCCAATTATAGCCGACagtaaaatgaatattttttttgccTGTTTCGTGTATATTACTTTCCCTCTCAGGTGCATCCTAATAATTATGGTTCTCCGAAAGCATTTGCATACTAAAATTGTGATATATATATTGAGCTTCTTAGAAGGGTAATGATAATAGTGTGAACACAGGCAGCTAGTGAGCAACATAGTTAAAAAAAGTGTTGACTGGAAAATAGACAGAATCACAGCATGCACTAAGCATTACTACTATGTTTTTACGCATACTGTACATGAATTATGGCGTATATGATATAGTTATGAAACGGAGTGGCGTCTTCGCTTTGGAAAAGGGAAGCGAGTTTCTGAACTAGCCTTCCCACCAATTGGCTTAATGCTATTTATCCTGAATAGAGCATTCAGCTTACTCAGCTTTCTGGTGAATGATTTGAACAACTTGTTAGCAGGGTGAGACTTAACAAGCTCCTGCTTCATACACACATGGTCTTTCTCCAAGTCAGTCAGCCTCATTCTCATTCTTGCTACTTCAAGCTTCAGTTCTCTGTTCTCTCTTCTCACTGATGCATAGTTATCTCTAGGGGAAATTGCTCCACTCCCTGCACCGCTTCCTGAACGCTGAGGAAACTGCCCAAAGAACAACTGGTTGTGCCCTCCATTCATGGCGTTTCGAAGCCTCATTTGCTCGAAGTAAAGCACCTGCACCACCATCTGCACTGGTAGCCTTTCATTCTGTGCTGCATGGCTGCATGCTTCTTGAGATAGTTTCTGACAATCAATGGTTTTGCATAACCTGTACCTCTCTGACTCCTTCATGTTTGGATGAACCTATAtcataagaaaacaaacaacaCTTTCACATTGGTCATACCAACCAATTGATGTGAGTTATTCTCACCTTAAGGAAGATGTCAACAGCTCTAATGCATAAAAATTTAAGTCTTTTTTCAAAGCTTAAACATGATGGGAGTTATTTTCTTTTCACCTTAAGGAAGATGTCAACAGCTCTGTAGAGTCCATCACTTGCAACACGTGCATGATCTGGAAGTAGTTCTGCAAGTGCTGTGAATTTTGAAGGCAGCAGGTTTGAGTCTAGAGCTACTTCAGCTAGATAACTGTCCAGCAATTTCGATACCTTTGTGATTGAGCTTTGTTTTGGAGATCCAGGACTGTCAAAATCATACATTTGGCTTTCATCAATGTAGTTATCACTATCTTCTCCATCCTCCTCGTCCATGTTTAGATAAATAGAAAAGATCCTCAGAATTGAGTCAGTGTCATACATCGTGTTGTGGGTGTTTTGGGGTGAGTTTGTTGGGATTAAGATGTCTTCAAGAATTGCCTGGTCAAGTTGAAGACTAATTCGCCTCTCTAAATCAGATTTGCAAGGAGTTGATGCAGGTGCTGCTATTGCAGCTTTCAGCAAACTTGAGAGGAATCCCATTGGAACAGGGCTTTTCCTTGAGTGAGTTGGGAGTAAGCCAACTATGGTTTCAACAACGACTCTTTGCTTCTTTTGCAATTCCATGTCATGAAGACTTCCTTTCACCACTTGGGGGTCTCTAACACCAATCCCCTGAAGAGAACCATGTGCATAGTTCATCAATATCTTGCTGATCATTTCCTGTTTTAGTCCCTTTGACTTAACAACGGATAC from Phaseolus vulgaris cultivar G19833 chromosome 1, P. vulgaris v2.0, whole genome shotgun sequence carries:
- the LOC137814700 gene encoding monothiol glutaredoxin-S6-like, which encodes MDMITSMVAEKPVVIFSKSTCCLSHSMTSLIRSFGANPTVHELDEMANGQQIESALLQMGCQPSVPAVFIGQRFIGGSKKIMSLHLRNELIPLLMNAGAIWI
- the LOC137816088 gene encoding monothiol glutaredoxin-S6-like → MDVLTPLIADKPVVIFGKSTCCMSHTVTALIASFGASRAVIEVDKMASGKQVESALVQLGCHPSVPAVFIGQQFIGGADELIKLNVQNKLSQLLLKAKAIFLW
- the LOC137814706 gene encoding uncharacterized protein; amino-acid sequence: MTVRLSMAGFRSSLPFSALIRQVEQEMETVIKVLQPGPLGIIEHKFSADEIRKANATVSKAVINWRRNAALEDNNHILKDYINK
- the LOC137814705 gene encoding BTB/POZ domain-containing protein At1g03010-like isoform X2; this translates as MTEEFAEKNLESRVEAYLRDTVLPNISSTVYVLHSCETLLPMSEEINLVNKLINAIANNACKEQLTSGLLKLDHTFPSKTTPTMEPETPSDWWGKSFNVLSLEFFQRVVSVVKSKGLKQEMISKILMNYAHGSLQGIGVRDPQVVKGSLHDMELQKKQRVVVETIVGLLPTHSRKSPVPMGFLSSLLKAAIAAPASTPCKSDLERRISLQLDQAILEDILIPTNSPQNTHNTMYDTDSILRIFSIYLNMDEEDGEDSDNYIDESQMYDFDSPGSPKQSSITKVSKLLDSYLAEVALDSNLLPSKFTALAELLPDHARVASDGLYRAVDIFLKVHPNMKESERYRLCKTIDCQKLSQEACSHAAQNERLPVQMVVQVLYFEQMRLRNAMNGGHNQLFFGQFPQRSGSGAGSGAISPRDNYASVRRENRELKLEVARMRMRLTDLEKDHVCMKQELVKSHPANKLFKSFTRKLSKLNALFRINSIKPIGGKASSETRFPFPKRRRHSVS
- the LOC137814705 gene encoding BTB/POZ domain-containing protein At1g03010-like isoform X1 is translated as MGVVTVGELKPSISGKRTFRPSSSIRHATEWPISDVSSDLTIEVGASAFALHKFPLVSRSGRIRKLLLEAKDSKVLRISLPNVPGGAEAFELAAKFCYGVNVEFTLSNVALLRCTAHFLEMTEEFAEKNLESRVEAYLRDTVLPNISSTVYVLHSCETLLPMSEEINLVNKLINAIANNACKEQLTSGLLKLDHTFPSKTTPTMEPETPSDWWGKSFNVLSLEFFQRVVSVVKSKGLKQEMISKILMNYAHGSLQGIGVRDPQVVKGSLHDMELQKKQRVVVETIVGLLPTHSRKSPVPMGFLSSLLKAAIAAPASTPCKSDLERRISLQLDQAILEDILIPTNSPQNTHNTMYDTDSILRIFSIYLNMDEEDGEDSDNYIDESQMYDFDSPGSPKQSSITKVSKLLDSYLAEVALDSNLLPSKFTALAELLPDHARVASDGLYRAVDIFLKVHPNMKESERYRLCKTIDCQKLSQEACSHAAQNERLPVQMVVQVLYFEQMRLRNAMNGGHNQLFFGQFPQRSGSGAGSGAISPRDNYASVRRENRELKLEVARMRMRLTDLEKDHVCMKQELVKSHPANKLFKSFTRKLSKLNALFRINSIKPIGGKASSETRFPFPKRRRHSVS